The genome window tctttttaatCAGACATCTGGGGGTGGGAGAGGAATAAACATAGAAGCAATCTGTGTAAATGTACAAAAAGTAaggtaaaactgtaaaaaaaaaaaaaacaaaaaaaaaaaaacatttctccaAAGCATGGGGGCAGGGGATGTATTAGTGTATGGTGTTGCATAATGTAGCATCTGAAAATGTCCTGGAAAAGTCCTGGGAACCCTGAAATTGTTTAGTCTTTATCATCATGAAgctgttattattgtgcacagtCCTCCTTGTTATCTTGTCTTTACTTTGGTTAAATAGTAATATTTTACAGTGTCATTTACTGGGTTGAAAAGTGGCTTCCAAGAAAGCTTTCTCACTtcatctgaaaatatttggttttACAGTATAACAGAGGACGGGTTGGACCTGCCTGGCGCCGGACAAAGAAGTGGGTTTTGGGCTTACTTGAAGTGGGGCAAATATCAAGACGACCCATACTGAAGGTGGTGAGAGGCCGCTCTAGAGAAGATCTCCTGCCAACCATAATATGTCATGTCAGAGGAGGCTCACAAATTGTCTCTGATGAATGGCGAGCTTACCAGCGGGCACTTACAAATCTAGGGTTTGACCATCacacagtatgtcataaaagacGTTTGGTTGACCCATACACTGGAGCCCACACTCAGCACTTGGAACGTGCATGGCAGACATTCAAGGTTGAAGTATGGAGGCACCGTGGAAACCGTACCACAAACCTTTTGAAGGAACATTTAAGAGTGATCGAGTGGGAATACTGGCTGGGCAGGAATCACAGATTTCACATTATCAGCTGGCTGTTGCATGACATTAGGAAATATGCTGTGCATAGTTGTTGAAAAGTGAGGTACACACAGGTGCATTGCGGGTCTGCAGACACATGCTTCTCTCTGATGAACCAGAATCCGTGTATCATTTTGTTCTTTCCATTTTCAATTGACAATCACAAatcaaaaaatgaaagagtgactGGTTATTTGTTTTTGAATCTGataccaaaaaaggaaaagggcttGTTTATCATGCTTTAGATTTTAGGCTCAGATCAAAAATATGAAATGGAAAAATGGGCCACAGGAGAGaatttgattttaatatttaattggTTGGGTTTACATAACCTTGCGCAAGATACTCCATCCTTGGTTGGAGAGAAGCCAAGTTACACACAGAGCATTTAGTTAGCACTGGTAGAAATACAGATATTGCACCACACAGCTTAGAACACCTCCACCCCTCCCAGCTAAAGTAGGCTATACAACATTTTAACTTATCACAACGTAATAACGATCAGTGCATTTCCGCACGTAATGGCAGTACACAATACACCCAATGTACAGACAgatttgacttttttatttctcagaTACAACAAATGAGAAGTATTAGcaactctgccctctagtgacACAACACCAGACTGCAGAACATCaggaattatttaaaaaaaaaaaaaaaaaaaattaaaacagaaaacaaaggcTGGGGTGAACAAAGTAACCATTACATgcgtgaatttttttttcattaacatgGATGTGGAAAAGAAAAGAGCCCTCAAGGTTGTCTATGACCTtgaggctgattttttttaaaaaatacttaaacacAGTTAAGTACAGTACTCAAATGTACTTTGTTACTTCCCaattgaaagtaaaaaaaaatacaatccTTACATAGTTTAACAACTTAAATTCTGTGTTCATCTTTACAAATGAAATTAGTAAATTAAGTTGAAAAACTACACATTCcagttttttaaaactgttcTTTAACACTTTTAAGATgaacataaaaagtaaaaagaaaaataatattgtTTCCACTTTTAGGATTGGACCATCTACACTGGAGGCTCTTGGAACAGCAGCTCCAGTGACATATCTTCACTGCCCTGCTGCTTTTGATTTCTAAAAGAAGGCTCTGTAACTGATGTGCAAGGGTCAATCTTTATGATTCTATTGTCATCATTATCCACTAAACATGTCACAGTCGGCATTTCTAGGAGCATTTCTTCTATTTCATCAGGATTGTGAGTcaattcagttttgttttgttgttgcagtACTTGGGTTATGGTGGCATTGTTGATTCTGTAGTCTCTTATTACACCCACAGTTTCTTTTAATGTCACAGTGCCCCTTAAGGTTTTCTCATATGTAGacatcttttgttttctttcacagtGATCACATCTGTGATATTTGTCCATGGGATTGGAATTCCCTGTCTGGTGCTTTTTACAAATGATGCAACGTAATTTAGATTTAATGTCCACAGCAACAGCTTGCCCCAGaagtgttttaatgttttgatcCACATCAATGTCTTCATGGTTGATAGGCAGTGTAATATCTTTGCACTCCgtaaaagttgagtgtggagtTGTTGTAAGTAGACATTGTCCAGCAAAATGCCTTGCTGACAAGTTTGTAATAATGTATGACTTCTGTGCCTGTATGCACTGATACTGTTCATTCCACACCTGGATTTTCATAGCAGCTGTTCCGTCATTCCCCACCACTGTAGTGACCTCTTGGTTACTGCCATGGACAGAGATGGTGTATTTGTGGGTAGCAACTGATGTGATCTTGCATCTGATTGAGTCAATCTGATGAAATAAGAtaatattaatgtttaaactgtTAAATTATTAATGTTAAAGATTAAACAGTGGAGAAAGAGGAGCTAGTGAGTAAACACATTTACCTTATGATGAGAGGGTAGCAGTTTGACATGGGTAGGTTCCATTGTGGTGTTGAATTTGCAGATCACATCATACTCTGAGTATTGTCGGTAACCTGTTCATTAAAATATCCAAAGTAAAACAATTAGTCAGCTGATCATTATAGCAGAACTGTATTTTATGATAAAGATGATTAAGCAAAAAGTTGAGTTGTTTTATAAATACTTACTGCATGCTTTTCTTATGTTGAAGAGTTTGATGGCTTGTCTTGTTTCTGTAAACTTCAAAAAATGCACATGGAGCTGCATCTTGTAGGAAACAACGTTGTGAAATCTTCCACTTGAAATCTGAATTACTGCATTAAAGTAATGCGTTCCATTTTTGGATATCTTAGCTGCACTCACTTTACTGATATATCCCGCTACAGTGGCAACATCACTTTGATCTGCTTTAGGCTTCTTTCTTGGGTTCTCTTCCATGATTTATAAGTGGGGAAAACTCCAGAACTCCTTTAAATACTTCTCTGTCTGAACCAGGTGTAAACTATCAGCAATTAGGTGACTGACTAATCAGTACACAGCCAGTGGCTGCGTCTGAAAGGCCCACtggcatactgcatactactaCTACATACTACCACTAGATACTACTCCTACCTACTAAACAAGTTGGGTCCATTCGGACATACTAAAAGACTGGTGGGAAAACACGTGCTGTACCTCTGCTCTGCCAGCAGATGGAGTGCCTatgaaatcaatcaatcaatcaatcaattttatttataaagcccaatatcacaaatcacaatttgcctcacagggctttacagcatacgacatccctctgtccttatgaccctcacagctgatcaggaaaaactccccaaaaaaaccctttaacggggaaaaaacagtagaaacctcaggaagagcaactgaggagggatccctcttccaggacggacagacgtgcaatagatgtcgtacagaacagatcagcataataaattaacagtaatccgtatgacacaatgagacagagagagagagagagagagagagagagagacagagacagagagagagacagagatgcaggtaatgacagtagcttacaacaacattattgaaagtaataatattatagttatagttctggctactgtggtacaatatgttgaaagtatgtattaatatctggcagtatacatgtgtgacaatagtcatatgtgtataataacagtagaagtatgactaatgactaatgatggcagcagcagcaggaggcatctggcaggaccacggcagcagcacaaccacacacgtcacgctgtccaggcaccgctgtgatatgagttaatctgagagacagtggagcacaaaggctccggagaagaagccgagttagtgacatccagaatggccgagttagcaagatgcagtaatagaatacgagagagagagagagagagagagagagagagagagagagagagaaggtgcccggtgtattataggggggtcctccggcagactaggcctaagtcagcctaactaggggctggtacagggcaagcctgagccagccctaactataagctttatcaaagaggaaagtcttaagtctagtcttaaatgtggagacggtgtctgcctcccggaccgtaacaggaagatgattccacaggagaggagcctgatagctgaaggctctggctcctgatctacttttggagactttagggaccacgagtaaccctgcgttctcagagcgcagtgttctggtgggataatatggcactatgagctctctaagatatgacggagcttgaccatttagagctttataagttaacagtaggattttaaattcaattctggattttacagggagccagtgcagagaagctaaaacaggagaaatatgatctcgtttcttagttcctgttagtacacgtgctgctgcattctgaattagctggagagtttttaaggacttactagagctacctgataatagagagttacagtaatccagccttgaggtaacaaaagcgtggaccaatttttctgcatcttttcgggtcaggataggcctaattttcgcaatattacgcagatgaaaaaatgcagtccgtgaggtttgttttaaatgagaattaaaagacaaatcttgatcaaatattactccgaggtttcttacggtagtgctagaggccagagcaatgccatctagagaaactatgtcatcagataaagagtctctgagttgtttggggccaagaacaataacttcagttttgtctgaatttaacatcaggaaattggtgctcatccaagtttttatgtctttaaggcagttaagaagtttagttaattgattactttcttctggcttcatcgataaatacaactgagtatcatccgcataacaatggaaatttatagagtgatttctaatgatgttacctaaaggaagcatatatagagtaaataggattggtccgagcacagaaccttgcagaactccaaaacaaactttggtacgtaaggatgattcattatgaacgtcaacaaactgaaaacgatcagataaataagatttaaaccatcttagtgctgaaccttttaggccaattaagtgatccagtctctgcagtagaatttgatggtcaattgtgtcaaacgccccactaagatctaataaaacaagtacagagacaagtcctttgtctgaagcaatcagaaggtcatttgtaattttaactagtgctgtctcagtgctatgatgcactctaaatcctgactgaaattcctcaaataaattattatcatggagaaaatcacacagctggtctgcgactactttctcaaggatctttgacataaagggaagattagatattggtctatagttggctaacacctctggatccagggtgggcttttttagtagaggtttaattacagctaccttaaaagactgtggtacatagcctgttaataaggatatattgatcatatctaatatatgagtgttaactaaaggaaagacctccttaagtagcctagttgggatggggtctaagagacacgttgatgatttagatgaagaaatcactgcggtcaattcttgaagagaaattggggagaagcaatctaaatatatattaggtctatGAAAGCACCCCATCTGCTGGTTTGGCTGAGGTACTGCACCAAAATTTGAACGCACCTGTGACAATTGAAATTGCCCAAAAATGAAGCTGGCCACTCTTTACCCACCTCACTGTTCTTTGGGTCTGTCCCTGTCTCCTCTCACTCATGTAACATGTAACATGAGGTTTTACAGCTGTACACTTGTGATGTGACAgtagtgtttttttctgatgtctGATTGTTGGCTGTACAGTGCTACAGTCTTTATAGCATATGCTACTAGAAATGCTCCCGTGTTAAGTGATATCTGTATCTACTGCACATGTGCTGGTGAGTTGTGAAAGGTTTGCAAGATATTACATCCAGGGTGTCtgcagagatttaaaaagtattgaAAGTTGATGAATCGATTTAGTGAAAATTGAGGCCTTTAAGTTTAACATAGTCTAATATTCCTCTAATATTGCACAGTTGGTTTGGCATCCAGAGGTCACATGGTCAATAATAGCTTTATATGGAGAATAATAGTTTtatatgagtttttttttacatttaaaaagtccTCAAAACTTATAGACTACATAAGATATATTTCAAAAAGACGTGTTGTGGCATGTGAGGAATATTAGCCTCTATGTTAGACAGTTGGTTTGACATCATTCACTCAAATGGTTTTAGCATATAATAGatatttacttttcttttgAATGTCAAACGGATGTGAATGTCTAATATCAGACTTAATACTGGTATAAAACAGACCGCTTTGTTCATAATCATATtagcagaaatacatttttgaccaatgaaagctgtgtgtgttgatAATTGTATATTTGTGCAACTTAAATCTTTAGCTTGTTGCACATAATGAAGGAGGCGTACAGACCTGTGCAGCCACAACAATGGGACATTATACATGAAATGGTCAAACAGATTATAcatagatatacagtacaggccaaaagtttggacacaccttctcattcaatgcgttttctttattttcatgactatttacattgtagattctcactgaaggcatcaaaactatgaatgaacacatgtggagttatgtacttaacaaaaaaaggtgaaataactgaaaacatgttttatattctagtttcttcaaaatagccaccctttgctctgattactgctttgcacactcttggcattctctccatgagcttcaagaggtagtcacctgaaatggtttccacttcacaggtgtgccttatcaggattaattagtggaatttcttgctttatcaatggggttgggaccatcagttgtgttgtgcagaagtcaggttaatacacagccgacagccctattggacaactgttaaaattcatattatggcaagaaccaatcagctaactgaagaaaaacaagtggccatcattactttaagaaatgaaggtcagtcagtccggaaaattgcaaaaactttaaatgtgtccccaagtggagtcgcaaaaaccatcaagcgctacaacgaaactggcacacatgaggaccgacccaggaaaggaagaccaagagtcacctctgcttctgaggataagttcatccgagtcaccagcctcagaaattgcaagttaacagcagctcagatcagagaccagatgaatgccacacagagttctagcagcagacccatctctagaacaactgttaagaggagactgcgccaatcaggccttcatggtcaaatagctgctaggaaaccgctgctaaggagaggcaacaagcagaagagatttgtttgggccaagaaacacaaggaatggacattagaccagtggaaatctgtgctttggtctgatgagtccaaatttgagatctttggttccaaccgccgtgtctttgtgagacgcagaaaaagtgaacggatggattccacatgatggttcccactgtgaagcatggaggaggaggtgtgatggtgtggaggtgttttgctggtgacactgttggggatttattcaaaattgaaggcacactgaaccagcatggctaccacagcatcctgcagcgacatgccatcccatccggtttgcgtttagttggacgatcatttatttttcaacaggacaatgaccccaaacacacctccaggctgtgtaagggctatttgaccaagaaggagagtgatggagtgctgcggcagatgacctggcctccacagtcaccggacctgaacccaatccagatggtttggggtgagctggaccgcagagtgaaggcaaaggggccaacaagtgctaaacacctctgggaactccttcaagactgttggaaaaccatttcaggtgactacctcttgaagctcatggagagaatgccaagagtgtgcaaagcagtaatcagagcaaagggtggctattttgaagaaactagaatataaaacatgttttcagttatttcacctttttttgttaagtacataactccacatgtgttcattcatagttttgatgccttcagtgagaatctacaatgtaaatagtcatgaaaataaagaaaacgcattgaatgagaaggtgtgtccaaacttttggcctgtactatatatatatatatatatatatatatatatatatatataaaacctCTGATAGTTTTAAGCTgtgtagaaaaaaacataagaTAAATAGAATAAACAGCCAAAACCTTTGACACCTAGCATAACGCTATGACTATGTGTGTAATTCTCATTATATATCAGTACTAGaccctttaaaaaatatatgtacaaaATATTTCAGTTATATCTGTCATCTAAGGTATTTTACTTACTTCCTCTTGTACAAGTTTGAGGCAGACATCTCCTTCCAGAGGTGCAAGCAGGAAGTAAAGAGGCCTAGTCATGTGACCATTCACACTAGTTACATGACATTGATACAGTTTAGAGGAGACAacctattattttattttaaaacttgCATTAGCTGCCCAAAGCCAAAACAACACTTTTAGAGCTtccagaagttaaaaaaaaatgactggcAACAATTGTTGGGATTAAACGGGTTAAGAATTAATCAGTTAAATATGTCATAAGTGatgtatttttaagaaaaaatagcTTGATATTCTGACACACAACCTCCAACAGCCAGAAGCCCTGTGTGGGACTCTTTGTCAGGGAGTCCATGTTCCTATTGGCCCGCCTGTGCACTCACAGTGAGATACTGCTTACGAGCCATACAGAGGTAAACCACTCACAGATCTATAGGACTTGGATTTATTTATTGCAGCACTGCCATTCATTCTATTTCAAGCTCACTCATTCagtttgagagtgatatttgtCCAACCACAAGGCATATTCTTGATAGACTAACTAAATTGTCATTAATCCAATTTTTCATATTCTAGAAGTCTACAACGTGATGATTAAAGGATAGTTTACCcaaaaatgaacattcagtcaTCATCTACTCATCTTCATGCAATTAGAAAATCTGAAGTTtttaaatccacaaaacacTGCTTAAGATTCATAGGATCACAGCATTGCAAACAACTGAAGTTTGCAACTGAAATCGTTATTCATGCATAGTCATTGGTGACTTCatgttattttgacatttacaaTTTTGTTTCACATCTATGTGGGATAATGGAATGCATATCCACCCATCCATTTTCTAGACACTTATCCAGGCCAGCAACAGGAgacgtcctcctcctcttcctcctcctcctcctccacctcccatcCCAATTCCCTGCAATAGATACAGCATAATCCACCTATAATGTTCCAGGTTTACCCATCCATATAAGTATCAGTTTCAGTCACAATATTGACTAACTATAACAAAGAACCAACTCTGTTGAATTTTGTGATTTACCTTTGCATTTGTAAACTAATTTTACTTAAATCCAGAAACAGATAACACCATTCAAGATACAAGTAAAAGATATGTTATTGTTACTTTCATAACTTCCTAAAGGTAGAGTATGCAGTATTTTCCAAATGAAAAATGCTCTATTTGCAAACAGCCT of Epinephelus lanceolatus isolate andai-2023 unplaced genomic scaffold, ASM4190304v1 scaffold29, whole genome shotgun sequence contains these proteins:
- the LOC144462222 gene encoding uncharacterized protein LOC144462222 produces the protein MRLHAVSKADGYVWYSQGLRLRQTDMMEDGIASSSSTLTKMASSLRKLVLQYNRGRVGPAWRRTKKWVLGLLEVGQISRRPILKVVRGRSREDLLPTIICHVRGGSQIVSDEWRAYQRALTNLGFDHHTVCHKRRLVDPYTGAHTQHLERAWQTFKVEVWRHRGNRTTNLLKEHLRVIEWEYWLGRNHRFHIISWLLHDIRKYAVHSC